In the Arachis ipaensis cultivar K30076 chromosome B10, Araip1.1, whole genome shotgun sequence genome, one interval contains:
- the LOC107620514 gene encoding uncharacterized protein LOC107620514 has product MVLTKECSAIIQKDLPKKIQDPTSFFIPYTIGDITIQRALCDLRAIINLMPLFFMRKLKIDEVKLTCISLQFAYRLIKFSVGIVENLLVKVEPFIFPTDFVILDMKEDKNAPIILRRPFLATGRALIDVQNDELTLRVNEEEVVHNVLEALQHPYYSEGYMRVDLINPLIQEVFEVKELDGVLEPPLENGLLDIDDLPPPKGETNTPSKEEGPPKPELKPLPPSLKYAFLGEHDSYPVIISSSLSHDKEDALI; this is encoded by the coding sequence ATGGTGCTTAcaaaggaatgtagtgctattattCAAAAGGATCTCCCTAAGAAGATACAAGATCCAACAAGCTTTTTTATTCCTTATACCATTGGTGATATTACTATTCAGAGGGCATTATGTGATCTTAGAGCTatcatcaatctcatgccacttttttttatGAGAAAGCTCAAAATTGATGAGGTAAAACTCACTTGTATTTCTCTTCAATTTGCTTATCGTTTAATCAAATTTTCTGTTGGAATTGTTGagaatttacttgtgaaagtagagCCTTTTATCTTTCCTACTGATTTTGTTATACTGGATATGAAAGAAGACAAGAATGCTCCTATTATTTTAAggagaccctttttagctacaggacgagcccttattgatgtacaaaatgATGAACTTACTTTGAGAGTCAATGAAGAAGAGGTTGTCCATAATGTGCTTGAGGCTTTGCAACATCCTTATTATTCAGAGGGATATATGAGAGTTGATCTTATTAATCCATTGATTCAAGAAGTCTTTGAAGTGAAAGAGCTTGATGGTGTTCTGGAACCCCCTTTGGAGAATGGTTTGCTAGATATTGATGATTTACCACCACCAAAGGGGGAGACAAACACGCCTAGTAAGGAAGAAGGACCACCGAAGCCTGAGTTAAAGCCCTTGCCTCCCTCTTTGAAGTATGCATTTCTAGGCGAGCATGATtcttatccagtgattattagctcctcTCTGAGTCATGATAAAGAGGATGCTTTGATATAG